Genomic segment of Thermoleophilia bacterium:
CAGGCTGCTGACACTGCGGAGACAGGGGAAGGTGGCGAGAGCCTCGGAGTTTCCGAGGCTGCTGCCTTGGAACAAGAGGAAGAGCAGACATCGTCCGAGGAGCCCGTGGGCTCAGAGTAGTAGGTATGCTCTTAACAGTGTATCTTTCGGGAGCGCCTACGGGCGCTTCCTGTTTTCTGGAGCAAAGATGATTCACAAGAAGCCCGGGGTGGTGACTATAGGACTTACAGGGGCTATCGGGGCGGGCAAGAGCACTGCTCTGGGCTACTTTGCTGAGCTAGGGGCGCTCACTCTTTCTGCGGACGGCGTAGTGCGCAAGTTGTACGAGCAACCGCAGGTTTGCTCAGTGATTGCGGAGCGGTTTGGCGCTCACGTCCTGGACCAAACTGGAGCGGTAAACAGGCGGGTGCTAGCGGAGCGAGTTTGCTCTAATCTAGAAGACCTAAGGTGGCTCGAGCAGCTGACTCATCCGCACGTGGCTGCGGCTATCGAGCAGTTCATTCAAAAGGCCCCGGCGGGATCTGTGGTGGTATGCGAGGTACCCCTTCTGGTGGAGACGGGGATGCAAGGCTTCTTTGACCTGATTGTGACCATCGAGGCTGCTCCCGAGGTCAGGCGGGCTAGATCGCCCCACGCGTTTGGACCCAATGTTTTCGCGCAGTTTGAGAGCTTGCAAGCGTCTCCTGAACAGCGAACAAAACAGAGCCACTTTGCTTACTTCAACAACGGTTCGCTGGCAGGACTAAAGGACTTCGTAGCGCGGGTTTACGATCACGCCTTGAGCCTAATCAGAGAGCAAGGAGGTCGTGACAGAGAGCAAGGGGGCGATGACCAGGACAACTGATGCCCTTGCAAAACGCCGTGTGCTGCGTTGGGGGCTTGTGCTAACCCTCGTTCTGGTGGTGATAAGCGCAGTTTTTGGCTTGGCGCTTACGGGCAAGATGGTAGTCCCTGGTGTTTCGGAAAGGGTGTTTCCCATCGGTTACCCCAAAGCTATTGCTCTGGCGGCGGGCAAATACAAGGTCGACCCTTATTTGCTGGCGGCGGTGGCAAGAGCAGAGAGCAAGTACGATGCTTCGGCTGTGTCCCGGGCTGGGGCAATAGGGGTGATGCAGCTTATGCCGGAAACTGCGGCGTGGATTACTGGTCTAGCTCAGTGGCAGGGCCCTAGCAGCCCTGATTTGACCGACCCGCAAGACAGCGTCGAGTTAGGTGCCTGCTATCTTGCTTACCTTGCCGAGGTCTTTAACGGGCACATGCGCGCAGCGCTGGCGGCGTACAATGCCGGGCAGGGAACCGTAAAGCGGTGGGTTGAAGAGGCCGGTGGTCTGGAGTCGTTTTCGCTGGAAGACGTTCGTTTCCCCGAGACACGGCAATTTGTAGAGCGGGTTGAGCACTACTGGCAGATATACCGGCGGGTGTATAAAGACGGCTTTCCAGAGGAGACCGGAAGAAGCTTATGAGCCGCTTTGTTCTTCGCTCGGGCTACCAACTCAAAGGAGATCAGCCCCAGGCCGTCGCTCGATTGGTAGAGGGTGTGAGAAGGGGCGACCGCTTCCAAACA
This window contains:
- the coaE gene encoding dephospho-CoA kinase (Dephospho-CoA kinase (CoaE) performs the final step in coenzyme A biosynthesis.); this encodes MIHKKPGVVTIGLTGAIGAGKSTALGYFAELGALTLSADGVVRKLYEQPQVCSVIAERFGAHVLDQTGAVNRRVLAERVCSNLEDLRWLEQLTHPHVAAAIEQFIQKAPAGSVVVCEVPLLVETGMQGFFDLIVTIEAAPEVRRARSPHAFGPNVFAQFESLQASPEQRTKQSHFAYFNNGSLAGLKDFVARVYDHALSLIREQGGRDREQGGDDQDN
- a CDS encoding lytic transglycosylase domain-containing protein produces the protein MTESKGAMTRTTDALAKRRVLRWGLVLTLVLVVISAVFGLALTGKMVVPGVSERVFPIGYPKAIALAAGKYKVDPYLLAAVARAESKYDASAVSRAGAIGVMQLMPETAAWITGLAQWQGPSSPDLTDPQDSVELGACYLAYLAEVFNGHMRAALAAYNAGQGTVKRWVEEAGGLESFSLEDVRFPETRQFVERVEHYWQIYRRVYKDGFPEETGRSL